In the genome of Pseudoalteromonas rubra, one region contains:
- a CDS encoding bifunctional lysylphosphatidylglycerol flippase/synthetase MprF — protein MDTVNNFETKNTRLLGRLEYGFLLLISVAVTLYHWQEVRIIPFILLFAYIDLIGYLPGAIAYRKYKGKVPEIYYVLYNFAHNFFTAGLVALAWCYFVKPEWALMGILIHLFGDRSLFGNGLKSRMLSFEPVKHPIYKEFEQQITDARKLPSQPIDPVRQFMITEKYGDHPSLFLALNKNISTFCIDGVVGYIPYEDDGSCLFILAGIVADNEDQAALLDGFIDFAKTHKREVAGAQIRQEQAALFEQKGFQVNQMGCSYTLGLESFTLAGKHFMSLRNKIKRAAKAGVTVHELGADIFKGEKQKEMLSEITRSWLQEKGNKKLLSFMVGDLEANDLDKERIFVAVKDDKIIGYISYVPSFGQYQGWMHDLTRRLNDAPPGTMELINAEAINRFKSEGERYLNFGFTPFFGVNDAQDTFPSRSPLLKRIIGFLERHGQKIYPALDQVNYKNKWKPIEQTPEYFVVHGKFRFKHLIRLMRLTNAL, from the coding sequence ATGGATACTGTAAATAATTTTGAAACCAAAAATACCCGATTATTGGGAAGACTGGAGTACGGCTTTTTACTGTTGATCAGTGTTGCTGTGACACTTTACCACTGGCAGGAAGTACGGATCATCCCGTTTATTCTCCTGTTTGCTTACATTGACTTAATAGGTTACCTGCCTGGTGCCATCGCCTATCGCAAATATAAGGGGAAAGTGCCCGAAATCTATTACGTCTTGTATAACTTTGCGCACAACTTCTTCACGGCAGGTCTGGTTGCCTTAGCCTGGTGCTACTTTGTTAAACCAGAGTGGGCATTAATGGGTATTCTGATACATCTGTTTGGCGATCGCAGTCTGTTTGGTAATGGACTTAAATCCCGAATGCTGTCTTTTGAACCGGTGAAACATCCTATTTATAAAGAGTTCGAGCAACAGATTACAGACGCGAGAAAATTACCATCTCAGCCTATTGACCCAGTCAGACAGTTCATGATCACTGAAAAGTACGGTGATCATCCGTCATTGTTCCTGGCTTTAAACAAGAACATATCAACCTTTTGCATAGATGGCGTTGTTGGCTATATCCCCTATGAGGACGACGGCAGCTGCTTGTTTATTTTAGCTGGCATTGTTGCTGACAATGAAGATCAAGCGGCTTTACTGGACGGCTTCATTGATTTCGCGAAGACGCACAAACGGGAAGTTGCGGGGGCTCAAATTCGTCAGGAACAGGCCGCATTATTTGAGCAAAAAGGGTTTCAGGTTAACCAGATGGGTTGCTCCTACACGCTGGGCCTTGAGTCGTTTACTTTGGCTGGTAAGCACTTTATGAGCCTGAGAAATAAAATTAAAAGAGCGGCGAAAGCTGGCGTGACGGTCCACGAACTGGGCGCTGATATCTTTAAAGGCGAAAAGCAAAAAGAGATGTTGAGTGAGATTACTCGTTCATGGCTTCAGGAAAAAGGTAACAAAAAGCTGCTGTCATTTATGGTCGGCGATCTGGAAGCCAATGACCTGGACAAAGAACGTATTTTTGTCGCAGTTAAAGATGACAAGATCATCGGCTATATCAGTTATGTGCCTAGTTTTGGCCAGTATCAGGGGTGGATGCATGATTTGACTCGTCGCCTTAATGATGCGCCTCCGGGAACGATGGAGCTTATTAACGCTGAAGCGATTAATCGGTTTAAGTCTGAGGGCGAACGTTATCTTAATTTTGGCTTTACGCCATTCTTCGGTGTGAACGATGCACAAGATACCTTCCCTTCCAGAAGCCCGCTTCTGAAGCGCATTATTGGCTTTTTAGAGCGCCATGGACAGAAAATTTATCCGGCATTGGATCAGGTGAATTATAAGAACAAGTGGAAGCCCATCGAACAAACGCCTGAGTATTTTGTGGTACACGGGAAGTTTCGATTCAAGCATTTGATTCGACTGATGAGGTTGACCAATGCCTTATAA
- a CDS encoding NAD(P)/FAD-dependent oxidoreductase, translating into MPYKTNQDIRSTGNPWVPSIDAFKGGSLSGDIQCDYLIIGAGFTGLSIAYNLLKQFGQEKKVVLIDSHTLGSGASGRNSGMLGPGIGAPFHRLEKKFGPEKARTMFQHTLDAVDSSIALIKREAFDCDLTVGSQFKVSTNSSNDQQLRLESDALHRNGFELNTYDEHSVQAIVNGPRYRYALEYSNTATINPVKLLRAMADKITALGGEIILNSACTELEEGHAWVGKKRINFERAVISTNGFSHSLGIQKGRVIPVSTSLMMSSPLSEQQRQQLALKTENAVIDNRKIFNYFRLTADNRLIFGGGAPFYSTSGIIAEQRRGSDGPGSVYQELSAGVNKYLPGLTGLHIEKVWTGTIGVTLDNFPVISSYRKSIDSVIGWCGHGLALSLAYGAAYAQQQKESSSQAGLYWHRKKAPYLSPIPLLPIASNSYIRYLNIMDNLRGG; encoded by the coding sequence ATGCCTTATAAAACAAATCAAGATATCCGCAGCACTGGTAATCCTTGGGTCCCCTCTATTGATGCCTTTAAGGGCGGAAGTTTAAGTGGAGACATCCAATGTGACTATTTGATCATTGGCGCGGGCTTTACGGGTCTGTCCATAGCGTACAACCTGCTTAAGCAGTTTGGACAAGAGAAAAAGGTCGTGCTGATAGACTCCCATACGCTTGGTTCGGGCGCCAGTGGACGTAATTCGGGCATGCTTGGTCCTGGCATTGGTGCGCCTTTTCACCGATTAGAAAAAAAGTTTGGCCCAGAGAAAGCGCGCACCATGTTCCAGCATACGCTAGATGCTGTTGATAGCAGTATCGCTTTGATAAAAAGGGAAGCTTTTGACTGCGACCTGACCGTTGGCAGCCAGTTTAAAGTATCGACAAACTCATCGAATGATCAGCAGTTGAGGCTTGAATCCGATGCCTTGCATCGAAATGGGTTTGAGTTAAATACCTATGATGAACATTCGGTACAGGCGATCGTCAATGGGCCGCGCTACCGATATGCCCTTGAATACAGCAATACTGCGACGATCAATCCGGTGAAGTTGTTACGCGCTATGGCCGATAAAATTACCGCCCTGGGCGGTGAAATTATCCTTAATTCAGCTTGCACGGAGCTGGAAGAAGGGCATGCGTGGGTTGGTAAAAAGCGTATAAATTTCGAGCGCGCCGTTATATCAACGAACGGATTTTCTCATTCTCTGGGTATTCAAAAAGGGCGTGTGATCCCTGTTTCTACTTCATTGATGATGTCGTCGCCTTTGTCTGAACAACAACGCCAGCAACTAGCACTTAAAACTGAAAATGCGGTAATTGATAACAGGAAGATATTCAATTACTTCAGGCTGACAGCGGACAATCGGTTAATTTTTGGTGGTGGAGCACCGTTTTATTCCACCTCCGGCATTATCGCCGAACAACGCCGTGGAAGTGATGGGCCAGGCTCTGTCTATCAAGAACTGTCTGCCGGAGTAAATAAGTACTTACCAGGTCTGACTGGGCTCCATATTGAAAAAGTATGGACAGGTACGATTGGTGTCACGCTGGATAACTTCCCGGTGATCAGCTCATATCGCAAGAGTATCGACAGTGTGATTGGCTGGTGTGGCCATGGCCTGGCACTGTCACTCGCTTATGGTGCTGCATACGCACAGCAACAAAAAGAATCGTCATCTCAGGCTGGCCTTTATTGGCACAGAAAAAAAGCACCTTATTTGTCACCTATCCCATTATTACCAATTGCCAGTAATTCGTACATTCGTTACCTGAATATCATGGATAACCTGCGTGGTGGGTAA